The genomic interval AGATATGTTTGTGCGGTAAGCGTTGACATGTGTGTCTCCGTACATCTACCCTTTTGTCAAATTATTTTAACAAATTTTTGAGGAAAAATCAAGATGTCATTCAAATCTATCTTCATTTCTGTTTTTTTGGGGACATCCCTGATTGTGGTCGCGCTGATCTTCAACACGAAACGTCCTACTACGGAAACGAGTCAACCAAGTGCTGATTTTGTGCGAGCGACAGGAAAGTGCGCAGCCTGCCACCGCCGCGAGACATCTGCAATTATTCACCAATTTGAACGCAGTGAGCACGCAAAATAGGGCGTCACCTGCTTAGATTGTCACAGAGCCGTAGAGAATCAAGAGACACAAGCACACAAAGGATTCACCATCGCGAAGCATCTGACAGCGAAAAATTGCAGCGAGTGTCACGCGACGGAGTATACGCAATTCCTCCGAAGTCGGCACGCCGCCCCGGCTTGGGCAGCGGTGTCAGGTGCGAGAGATTTCACTCCAGAACAGATCGCCTTCGCCGAGAAGTATCATAAAGGTGCCGTAAATCGTCCTGCAAATCGACTGGCAATTACGGAAGGTGAAAGCGCGATTAACGTCGGATGTTTGGGATGCCATGATATAGGCAAACCGAACGCCGATGGCTCTATCGGTACTTGTACAGCATGTCATGCCCGCCACTCCACCTCCATCGCCTTGGCACGGGAGCCGGAAACCTGCGGACAATGCCACATGGGACCAGACCACTCACAAATGGAAATCTATCACGAATCTAAACACGGCGTGCTTTATAACGCACAAAAAGGGGATATGAATCTCAAAGCACCTCCGAAAATACTCACCACAGCGGATATGTCGGTTCCAACATGTGTGACATGTCACTTAAGCGGCATAGACGGATTGAATGTGACACACGATACAACCGAACGACTTTCATATTGGTTATTTGCAGCCGTCTCCGATAAACGTCCGACCTATCAACAGGGACAAGATGCGATGAAGGAGACCTGTTTAAAGTGTCATGCCCGGTCGCAAGTCGAAAAATTCTATCAGGAAGCCGAAGGTGTTGTTGCTGACACCAACGAAAAAATTAGAGAAGCGGCAGCGGTCATGAAATCCCTTCGCGAAGAAGGATTACTGACAGAAACCGCTTTTGATGAACCTGTTGAATTCCTCTACTTTGACATCTGGCACTACTATGGTCGAACGGCTAAACACGGGGCATTTATGGGCGGTGCTGACTTTGTCCAATGGCACGGGAATTATGAACTTTTATTGAAGACAACGGAGTTGAAAAAAATTGCTGGAGAACTTAGAGAAAACGCGAGAAATCCGTAGCGGGTTGGCTGCCAGATTACTTGACATTTTCATCATCGCAAACCTTGCCTTTTTGGCACTTGATGTGTTCATTGCCCACTCTGTAAACGCGTTTGACCACCCTGCAGAATGGGTCCCCTTCTATTTCTCGTTAGGTGCGCCCGGGCTCCTAGCATTCACCGTATTCACAAGAAAAAAACGATGGAAACACTGGTGTAGATTCGGCGTTGGCTGGTGCTCTATTGGCATCGGTGTTGCCGGAATGCTTTTTCATCTCAACAGCCATTTTTTCTCCGATCTGACCCTTAAAAATCTCGTTTACACAGCTCCTTTTGTGGCTCCACTCGCTTTTACAGGGATAGGACTTCTTTTAATTATGAACAATATGATCCACGATACGGATTTAGAATGGGCACACTGGGTTGTGTTTATGGCGGGCTGTGGATGGTGTGGAAATTTTATCCTCTCCGTTTTCGATCATGCGCAAAATGGGTTCTTCAATCCAGCAGAGTGGTTACCGGTTTTCACAAGTGCTGTTGCTATAGGATGTTTAGCAACGCTTTTTTTCGTCCCCCACCACCCCTTTTTCTTTAAATTCTGTGTCGTTGTCTTAGGGATTAATTTCATTGTCGGAGTGGCTGGATTTTTCTTTCACTTCGCAGCAGATTTGCAGGTGCCAGCGGTGGAGCGAATAGACAAATTCCTCTACGGAGCCCCTCTGTTCGCTCCACTCCTGTTTCCAAACCTCTCGTTGCTCGCGATATTGGGTATCTGGAAATTGTCCAGTAGAAATTGAGTAGTTGCTATCTTAGTCCACTCTTGAGTTTACCCCACGTTGCAGTGAGTTTTCCACGCGCTTCCACATCCTGTGGGGTTTCCATGACTTTTTGGATGTCGGCTTCGCTTAAGGTTTTTTCATAGAGTCGGACTTCATCAATTTTACCGGGGAAGTGGTCGGTGGCGTTGCCGAGATCATCGCCGCCAATCCATAGCTCTAAACCGGACGGAGCAATTGGGACGTTGTTGGCAGCGTCGCCTTCAAGTTCGCCATTTATGTAAACCTTCATCGTCTTTCCATCGAATGTCCCCGCGAAGTGGTACCATTCACCGACTTTCCAATCGGTCGTTGTGGATTGTGCAAAGGTATTGTTGGGTTTGACGAGAAAGTCGATGCTGTCCGCGTTGCCGAAGTCGAAGATGAC from Candidatus Poribacteria bacterium carries:
- a CDS encoding LamG domain-containing protein; protein product: MPKVIFVLSLLFSLLIITNLSIANVAEDGLVAYWPFDEGEGKEAIDVTGNGHDGEFHGKPKWVEGKFGTALEFNGVDDHVIVADDPAFAIEENITLMTWFSPNDDLTGHRLMSKNNSIFVIFDFGNADSIDFLVKPNNTFAQSTTTDWKVGEWYHFAGTFDGKTMKVYINGELEGDAANNVPIAPSGLELWIGGDDLGNATDHFPGKIDEVRLYEKTLSEADIQKVMETPQDVEARGKLTATWGKLKSGLR